In one window of Nothobranchius furzeri strain GRZ-AD chromosome 11, NfurGRZ-RIMD1, whole genome shotgun sequence DNA:
- the ptger4c gene encoding prostaglandin E receptor 4 (subtype EP4) c codes for MMMNETAAFGELLQPLPLSQNISSFPALRLESRSLATSATMFAVGVLGNLVAIVVLCVSKKEQKETTFYTLVCGMAITDLLGTCFTSPVVIATYVSSRWPGGALLCHFFSFSMLFFGSAGMSILCAMAVERYLAINHAYFYSKHIDRTMARFALLVTYLANIVLCIMPSFGFGQHVRHFPGTWCFLDWRSVDALGACYSFLYGGVMLLLIAVTVLCNLAVCGSLVGMSQRTGIVRTELCEQSGSRRRFPRLQAVTSAAEIQMFWLLIFMTIVFLVCSIPLVVRIFVNQLYDPSYISAGGEPDYSSDLLAIRFASFNPILDPWVYILCRKNLLLKGCRRLKRAVVWARDGREDKDWVGGQNSPPSLHSNDTSYASLRTASYRNDAASNKNASFTDFTLKQAWEYDTARANFHPFSVESTTVIGCEEEVRREGEEKVSPGRTGGVAHIRMDVVTCTFSTPSSSRTTVRRCESQPARSNISLTTSHECAKK; via the exons ATGATGATGAATGAGACTGCTGCCTTCGGGGAGTTGCTGCAGCCTCTCCCGCTAAGCCAGAACATCAGCTCCTTCCCTGCGCTCCGGCTCGAGTCCAGGTCTTTGGCCACTTCAGCCACCATGTTCGCCGTGGGAGTCCTGGGAAACCTCGTCGCCATAGTGGTGCTGTGTGTCTCCAAGAAGGAGCAGAAAGAAACTACCTTCTATACTTTGGTTTGCGGGATGGCCATCACGGACCTGTTGGGGACGTGCTTCACTAGTCCGGTGGTCATCGCTACATACGTGTCCAGCCGCTGGCCCGGAGGAGCGCTGCTCTGCCACTTCTTCTCCTTTTCCATGCTCTTCTTCGGCTCAGCGGGGATGTCCATCCTCTGCGCAATGGCCGTGGAGCGGTACCTGGCCATAAACCACGCGTATTTCTACTCTAAGCACATAGACAGAACAATGGCACGCTTCGCGCTCCTGGTCACCTATCTGGCCAACATTGTGCTGTGCATCATGCCCAGCTTCGGCTTCGGTCAGCACGTGCGGCACTTCCCTGGGACTTGGTGCTTTCTGGACTGGAGGTCGGTGGATGCGCTCGGAGCCTGCTACTCTTTCCTGTACGGCGGCGTCATGCTGCTGCTGATTGCTGTGACGGTTCTGTGCAACCTGGCGGTGTGCGggtccctggtggggatgagtcaGAGGACGGGGATCGTTCGGACCGAGCTGTGTGAGCAGAGCGGGTCCCGGCGTCGCTTCCCCCGGCTGCAGGCTGTCACCTCGGCCGCTGAGATCCAGATGTTCTGGCTTCTGATCTTCATGACCATCGTGTTCCTGGTCTGCTCCATCCCGTTAGTG GTGAGGATCTTTGTGAACCAGCTCTACGACCCCTCCTACATCTCCGCTGGGGGAGAGCCGGACTACAGCAGCGACCTGTTGGCCATCCGGTTCGCCTCCTTCAATCCCATCTTGGACCCCTGGGTCTACATTTTATGTCGGAAGAACCTGCTGCTGAAGGGCTgccggaggctaaagagagcggtGGTCTGGGCTAGGGACGGCCGGGAGGACAAGGACTGGGTGGGGGGTCAAAACTCCCCCCCATCTCTACACAGTAACGACACCAGCTACGCGTCATTACGCACGGCCAGCTACAGGAACGACGCGGCGTCCAACAAGAACGCCTCTTTCACAGACTTCACCCTGAAACAGGCGTGGGAGTACGACACGGCGCGAGCCAACTTCCACCCGTTCAGCGTGGAGTCGACCACGGTCATCGGCTGCGAGGAGGAGGTGAGACGGGAGGGGGAGGAGAAGGTGTCCCCAGGGCGCACCGGCGGCGTGGCGCACATCAGGATGGACGTCGTTACCTGCACGTTCAGCACCCCGAGCTCCAGCCGCACAACAGTCCGCAGGTGCGAATCCCAACCTGCCAGATCAAACATCAGCCTCACAACTTCACACGAGTGTGCCAAAAAGTAA